Proteins encoded together in one Caldicellulosiruptor saccharolyticus DSM 8903 window:
- a CDS encoding ABC transporter ATP-binding protein, producing MPLLEIEGLTKFYGKKKAVDNLSFSVEEGQIFGFVGPNGAGKTTTMKIMCGLLRADGGCVKINGMDISKNLSKIKALVGYMPDFFGVYDNLKVNEYLEFFAHAYRIKGTKAQKMIDDLLELVRLTDKKYDFVDSLSRGMKQRLCLARCLIHNPLLLVLDEPASGMDPQSRIEMKEILKNLKDMGKTIIISSHILPELSELCTHVGIINQGRMVAQGDIAQITMLAHGTKRIKVRFAEDFEEALTVFKEFPAVSNVQVIENGYILSFDGNDNDIFLLIKGLIDRGARVCEVGLVEGSLEEAFMKAIQAVEN from the coding sequence GAAAAAGGCTGTTGACAATCTTTCGTTTTCGGTTGAAGAAGGTCAAATATTTGGATTTGTTGGTCCAAATGGTGCTGGAAAAACAACAACAATGAAAATTATGTGCGGGCTATTAAGAGCAGACGGTGGATGTGTTAAAATTAATGGTATGGACATCTCCAAAAACTTAAGCAAAATAAAGGCGCTGGTTGGTTATATGCCTGACTTTTTTGGTGTATATGATAATCTTAAAGTGAATGAATATTTAGAATTTTTTGCCCACGCATACCGAATAAAAGGTACAAAAGCTCAAAAGATGATAGATGACCTTCTTGAACTTGTCCGCTTGACAGATAAAAAATATGACTTTGTTGACTCCCTTTCGCGTGGTATGAAACAGAGACTGTGTTTAGCACGATGTCTTATTCACAATCCTTTGCTTCTTGTGCTTGATGAACCGGCTTCTGGAATGGACCCGCAGTCAAGAATTGAGATGAAAGAGATATTAAAAAACCTAAAAGATATGGGAAAGACCATTATAATAAGTTCACATATATTACCAGAGCTTTCTGAACTTTGTACGCATGTGGGGATAATAAATCAAGGCAGAATGGTTGCTCAGGGGGATATTGCACAAATTACAATGTTAGCTCATGGTACAAAGAGGATAAAGGTAAGGTTTGCAGAGGATTTTGAAGAAGCACTTACAGTATTTAAGGAATTTCCTGCTGTATCGAATGTTCAGGTAATAGAAAATGGGTACATTTTGAGCTTTGATGGCAATGACAATGATATTTTCTTGCTTATAAAAGGCTTGATTGACAGAGGAGCAAGGGTGTGTGAAGTAGGACTTGTTGAAGGCAGTTTGGAAGAGGCGTTTATGAAAGCAATTCAAGCAGTTGAAAACTGA
- a CDS encoding AAA family ATPase, producing MDLILQNIEYTMEVLNKIEGEITKVIIGQKDIIRKVLIAIFCGGNVLLEGLPGVGKTHLVKSIAKVLNLKFSRIQFTPDLMPADIVGTNIISKDKDGFLNFTFQKGPIFANIILADEINRATPKTQSALLEAMQEKTVTVMGTTYKLDEPFFVLATQNPLEQEGTYPLPEAQQDRFMFKVDVPLPGFDEMIEIVNLTTESQMPEPNKIIEAQEIIQIGEIIRKVPIARPVLEYAARLVLSTQPHIDQNEIAKKYLRFGAGPRALQHIVLGAKANALFEGRPNVAFDDIKSLAKSVLCHRIGLNFEAISEGKKPADIVEEILQSLKEW from the coding sequence ATGGATTTGATTTTACAGAATATTGAATATACAATGGAAGTTTTAAACAAAATAGAAGGTGAAATTACCAAAGTCATAATTGGGCAAAAAGATATTATAAGAAAGGTCTTAATTGCTATCTTCTGCGGCGGAAATGTTCTTTTAGAGGGTCTGCCAGGCGTGGGAAAGACTCATTTGGTAAAGTCAATTGCAAAAGTTTTAAACCTCAAGTTTTCCAGAATACAATTTACTCCTGATTTAATGCCAGCAGACATTGTGGGTACAAATATAATTTCCAAAGACAAAGATGGTTTTTTAAATTTTACATTTCAAAAAGGTCCGATATTTGCTAATATCATTTTGGCTGATGAGATAAACAGAGCAACACCAAAAACGCAATCGGCATTATTAGAAGCCATGCAAGAAAAAACCGTCACTGTTATGGGCACAACTTACAAGCTTGATGAGCCGTTTTTTGTGCTTGCAACGCAAAATCCTCTTGAACAGGAAGGGACATATCCACTTCCTGAAGCACAGCAGGATAGGTTCATGTTTAAAGTGGATGTTCCACTTCCTGGCTTTGATGAGATGATTGAAATTGTCAACCTGACAACTGAAAGTCAAATGCCAGAGCCAAATAAAATAATTGAGGCACAAGAGATAATTCAAATTGGTGAGATAATCAGAAAAGTACCGATTGCAAGGCCTGTTTTGGAGTATGCTGCAAGGCTGGTTCTAAGTACACAGCCACATATAGATCAAAATGAGATTGCAAAAAAATACTTGAGGTTTGGAGCAGGTCCAAGGGCTTTGCAGCACATTGTCTTAGGTGCAAAGGCAAATGCACTATTTGAAGGAAGGCCGAATGTTGCATTTGACGATATTAAAAGTTTGGCTAAAAGCGTTCTTTGCCACAGAATTGGGCTTAACTTTGAGGCAATCTCAGAAGGTAAAAAACCTGCTGATATTGTTGAGGAGATTTTGCAAAGTCTTAAAGAATGGTAA
- a CDS encoding ABC transporter permease → MQRVNKFLNSIFANPIVTKEIKQRTRSMKFALTLAGWLLLITVFSFIFLKNFAKEFVEVEIYKTNAIGFQIFLIILLTAFFGMLMVILTSQAIAKERENQTLDILLSTTMSNFEIVIGKMIAAAGEVIILFFATFPVYALLYLYGLMKFQDILGMFVYIFVLILFYGSLGLLMSTVLKKSISATVAVIVLVVVIVLISYISVVALSDVISALPSQPTRKDDLIKLLLTSLSPLFALVEYIFTQIGRGDLFFTYGYKVKGYQVHFLLCLIGTFINIALSSYFLNPLRRGFFRKKARAKGV, encoded by the coding sequence TTGCAAAGAGTAAATAAATTTTTAAACTCAATATTTGCAAATCCAATTGTCACAAAAGAGATAAAACAAAGAACAAGAAGCATGAAATTTGCTTTGACGCTGGCAGGCTGGCTTTTATTGATAACAGTTTTCAGTTTTATTTTTTTGAAAAACTTTGCCAAGGAGTTTGTTGAGGTTGAAATATATAAAACTAATGCAATAGGCTTTCAGATATTTTTAATTATACTTTTAACAGCTTTTTTTGGTATGTTGATGGTTATTTTAACCTCACAGGCGATAGCTAAGGAAAGAGAAAATCAGACTCTCGACATTCTTCTTTCAACTACCATGAGCAACTTTGAAATAGTAATAGGTAAGATGATTGCAGCGGCAGGTGAGGTTATAATTCTATTTTTTGCTACCTTTCCGGTATATGCTTTACTTTATCTTTATGGCCTTATGAAATTTCAAGATATATTGGGCATGTTTGTATATATCTTTGTGTTGATTTTATTTTATGGGTCCTTAGGGCTTTTAATGTCCACAGTGCTCAAAAAAAGTATTAGTGCAACAGTAGCGGTAATTGTCCTTGTAGTTGTTATAGTATTGATCAGTTACATTTCAGTAGTAGCTTTGTCAGATGTAATTAGTGCTTTACCATCTCAGCCGACAAGGAAGGATGATTTGATAAAACTTTTGCTTACCTCTTTGAGCCCTCTTTTTGCGTTGGTAGAATATATATTTACCCAAATTGGAAGAGGCGACTTGTTTTTTACGTACGGTTATAAAGTAAAAGGTTACCAGGTTCACTTTTTGCTTTGTTTGATAGGAACATTTATTAATATAGCTCTAAGTAGTTACTTTTTAAATCCTTTAAGAAGAGGGTTTTTCAGAAAAAAAGCAAGGGCTAAAGGTGTTTGA
- a CDS encoding DUF58 domain-containing protein produces MVKKVISKSGDILMFGGLVDDKLLASISNLKFKFNISITSQFEGQQKAKGRGNSLEFSDHREYIPGDDFRRVNFKIYAATQRLYVKLFEQERQTTYNFFIDMSKSMDFGSSTKKGDMAKALVACLCYIALSQLDGVNIFLVKEDHILHSGHLKSKQSFAKIVKFLEDAQFEGLANFDNIKNVFIPRKSISFIFSDFLFEGAENVLKILLSKSSFVYCCQVLDRLEAFPQFDYSFCELIDSESNKKVNIEISDTLIKWYQQELRNLQKLLKELVQKANGRFYEILTSDNLNKILFGMVGV; encoded by the coding sequence ATGGTAAAAAAGGTTATAAGCAAAAGTGGTGATATTTTAATGTTTGGCGGACTTGTTGATGACAAGCTTCTTGCAAGTATCAGCAATTTGAAGTTCAAATTTAATATAAGTATAACTTCGCAATTTGAAGGTCAGCAGAAAGCAAAAGGGCGAGGGAATTCCCTTGAGTTCAGTGACCATCGGGAATACATACCGGGTGATGACTTTAGAAGGGTGAATTTTAAGATATATGCAGCAACTCAAAGGCTTTATGTTAAACTTTTTGAGCAAGAAAGACAAACAACATATAATTTTTTTATTGATATGTCAAAATCAATGGACTTTGGTAGCAGCACAAAAAAGGGTGATATGGCAAAAGCGCTTGTTGCATGCCTTTGTTATATTGCTTTGTCGCAACTTGATGGTGTCAATATATTTTTGGTCAAAGAGGACCATATTTTGCACTCAGGTCATTTAAAAAGCAAGCAAAGTTTCGCAAAGATTGTAAAGTTCTTAGAAGATGCACAATTTGAAGGTTTAGCAAATTTTGATAATATCAAAAATGTCTTTATTCCGCGAAAAAGTATTTCATTTATCTTTTCTGACTTTTTATTCGAAGGTGCAGAGAATGTTTTGAAAATTCTTTTGAGTAAATCTTCGTTTGTATATTGCTGTCAGGTGTTAGACAGGCTTGAAGCATTTCCTCAATTTGATTATTCATTTTGCGAGCTTATTGACAGTGAAAGTAATAAAAAGGTCAATATTGAGATTTCTGATACCTTAATCAAATGGTATCAGCAAGAGTTAAGAAATCTTCAAAAGCTATTAAAAGAGCTGGTTCAAAAAGCAAATGGAAGGTTTTATGAGATTTTGACATCTGATAATCTAAATAAAATCTTGTTTGGGATGGTTGGAGTGTAA